A genomic window from Vitis riparia cultivar Riparia Gloire de Montpellier isolate 1030 chromosome 18, EGFV_Vit.rip_1.0, whole genome shotgun sequence includes:
- the LOC117907175 gene encoding serine decarboxylase, with translation MVGSALVEAMSGDLGGKVEILSEDFDPTAVVVEPVPPVVENGGEMGREEEKKRSKEIVLGRNVHTTCLAVTEPDANDEFTGDKEAYMASVLARYRKTLMERTKHHLGYPYNLDFDYGALSQLQHFSINNLGDPFIESNYGVHSRQFEVGVLDWFARLWEIEKDEYWGYITNCGTEGNLHGILVGREVLPDGILYASQETHYSVFKAARMYRMECVKVATSLSGEIDCADFKAKLLANKDKPAIINVNIGTTVKGAVDDLDLVIETLEECGFTHDRFYIHCDGALFGLMMPFVKRAPKVTFKKPIGSVSVSGHKFVGCPMPCGVQITRMEHINALSRNVEYLASRDATIMGSRNGHAPIFLWYTLNRKGYKGFQKEVQKCLRNAHYLKDRLRDAGISAMLNELSSTVVFERPVDDEFVRRWQLACQGNIAHVVVMPNVTIEKLDYFLDDLIEKRNTWFLDKKVQPPCVAADIGSENCLCGLHE, from the exons ATGGTCGGAAGCGCTCTAGTCGAGGCGATGTCGGGGGATTTGGGCGGAAAGGTCGAGATCTTGTCGGAGGATTTTGATCCCACGGCTGTGGTGGTGGAGCCGGTGCCGCCGGTGGTGGAGAACGGTGGGGAGATGGGAAGAGAAGAGGAGAAGAAGAGGAGCAAAGAGATTGTGCTTGGGCGAAACGTGCACACCACGTGCCTTGCTGTCACGGAGCCCGATGCCAATGACGAATTTACTGGTGATAAGGAGGCTTATATGGCTAGTGTGTTGGCTAGGTATCGGAAGACTCTGATGGAAAGAACGAAGCACCATTTGG GTTATCCTTATAATCTGGATTTCGACTATGGTGCTCTGTCACAGTTGCAACATTTCTCCATCAATAATCTTGGTGATCCATTTATTGAGAGTAACTATGGTGTCCATTCGAGACAGTTTGAAGTTGGTGTTTTGGATTGGTTTGCCCGTCTATGGGAAATAGAAAAAGATGAATACTGGGGGTACATCACTAATTGTGGCACAGAAGGCAATCTTCATGGAATCTTAGTCGG GCGAGAAGTGCTTCCTGATGGGATTCTCTATGCATCACAAGAGACACATTATTCTGTCTTTAAAGCAGCACGGATGTATAGAATGGAATGTGTGAAGGTTGCCACTTCACTTTCGGGGGAGATTGATTGTGCAGATTTTAAGGCTAAACTACTGGCTAACAAGGACAAACCAGCCATCATTAATGTTAACATAG GAACAACTGTCAAGGGAGCCGTAGATGACCTTGATCTTGTAATAGAGACTCTCGAAGAATGTGGGTTTACACATGATCGGTTCTATATTCACTGTGACGGAGCTCTATTTGGACTCATGATGCCTTTTGTCAAACGC GCACCAAAGGTAACTTTCAAGAAACCCATAGGAAGTGTGAGTGTCTCTGGCCACAAGTTTGTGGGCTGTCCAATGCCTTGTGGCGTTCAGATAACAAGGATGGAGCATATCAATGCGCTCTCAAGGAATGTGGAGTACCTGGCTTCAAGGGATGCCACAATTATGGGTAGCCGGAATGGCCATGCTCCAATCTTTCTCTGGTACACTCTGAACAGGAAAGGTTACAAGGGTTTCCAGAAAGAAGTTCAGAAGTGCCTTAGAAATGCCCACTACTTGAAGGACCGCCTCCGAGATGCTGGAATCAGTGCCATGCTTAATGAGCTCAGCAGCACGGTTGTGTTTGAACGGCCCGTTGATGATGAGTTTGTCCGCAGGTGGCAGCTTGCATGCCAGGGGAATATTGCGCATGTTGTGGTTATGCCCAATGTCACCATTGAGAAGCTGGACTATTTCTTAGATGATCTGATTGAAAAGCGAAACACTTGGTTTCTGGATAAAAAAGTTCAACCTCCTTGTGTTGCAGCAGACATAGGGAGTGAGAATTGTTTGTGTGGTCTGCATGAGTGA